In Desulfomonile tiedjei DSM 6799, a genomic segment contains:
- a CDS encoding NUDIX hydrolase: MIRKNRPIWKLPDFEDRLEKILSTRQKLVLPPDNNITAAVLVPLFCKNGSRHVLLTKRSDFVEHHRGEISFPGGKLDACDITILDCALRETAEEIGVDPAHVRILGELDDFYTVATGFRVIPFVGLIPYPYEFRTSVREISGLLDVPLDVFFDPAKRSEEIWMIRDEPVEVVSYLWEGHNIWGATARILKHFTEITEEWQGVQDESND, translated from the coding sequence ATGATTCGAAAAAACAGACCAATATGGAAACTTCCCGATTTTGAGGACAGGCTGGAAAAGATCCTCAGCACGAGACAGAAACTGGTCCTGCCGCCTGACAACAATATTACTGCTGCGGTGCTCGTTCCGTTGTTTTGCAAGAACGGATCGCGTCACGTGCTCTTGACCAAAAGATCCGATTTTGTTGAGCACCACAGAGGGGAAATCTCTTTTCCCGGAGGGAAACTCGACGCGTGTGACATTACGATCCTGGATTGCGCTCTTCGGGAAACAGCGGAAGAAATCGGAGTAGATCCGGCTCACGTGCGGATACTAGGCGAATTGGATGATTTCTATACTGTGGCCACCGGTTTTCGGGTGATTCCTTTTGTGGGACTTATCCCATATCCGTATGAGTTCCGGACCAGCGTTCGCGAGATTTCAGGACTCTTGGACGTGCCACTGGACGTGTTCTTCGATCCCGCAAAACGGTCTGAAGAGATCTGGATGATTCGAGATGAACCTGTGGAAGTAGTTTCCTATCTCTGGGAAGGACACAACATCTGGGGAGCAACAGCTCGCATTCTCAAACATTTCACAGAAATTACCGAGGAATGGCAAGGTGTTCAGGATGAATCCAATGACTGA
- a CDS encoding FmdE family protein → MTDGQLPQDFLKCVDFHGHVCPGLAIGYAAVRRVGLLSRHDSYCFIEEKVSSYESSRSFLCIFMGQSPRE, encoded by the coding sequence ATGACTGATGGACAGCTCCCTCAGGATTTCCTGAAATGTGTGGATTTTCACGGTCATGTGTGTCCCGGTCTGGCTATAGGATACGCCGCTGTCAGACGCGTGGGGCTCCTGTCGAGACACGATTCTTACTGCTTTATTGAAGAAAAGGTTTCATCATATGAAAGTAGCAGATCATTTTTATGTATATTTATGGGACAATCCCCGAGAGAATAA
- a CDS encoding MBL fold metallo-hydrolase, with amino-acid sequence MKVADHFYVYLWDNPRENNCNTVFIDGKVPVLIDPGHLHRVPNLKERMIADGVDPEKVKVVIVTHAHPDHFGGATAFKHAKTALSLQEEEFIEKVAAPMYARQGAEMPNYRIDFYLQDGDLILGKHEFRILLTPGHSPGGLSVYWPRYKALFPGDVVFSQSIGRVDLPGGDVKALQGSVQKLSELEVDLIVPGHGPAIQGASNVLKNFDFIKKAFFGAM; translated from the coding sequence ATGAAAGTAGCAGATCATTTTTATGTATATTTATGGGACAATCCCCGAGAGAATAACTGCAATACGGTTTTCATTGATGGCAAAGTTCCCGTGCTTATAGATCCGGGACATCTGCATCGCGTACCCAATCTCAAAGAGCGTATGATTGCAGACGGTGTCGACCCTGAAAAAGTCAAGGTCGTCATAGTCACCCATGCCCACCCCGACCATTTTGGCGGCGCTACGGCATTCAAACATGCCAAGACAGCGCTATCCCTTCAAGAGGAAGAGTTCATCGAGAAAGTGGCTGCTCCAATGTACGCGCGTCAGGGCGCGGAGATGCCTAATTACAGGATCGACTTCTACTTGCAGGACGGCGATCTCATTCTGGGAAAACACGAATTCCGGATACTCCTGACACCCGGCCACAGTCCGGGAGGATTATCTGTGTATTGGCCGCGCTACAAGGCATTGTTCCCCGGAGATGTGGTATTTTCTCAGAGTATCGGCCGGGTAGATTTACCAGGTGGAGACGTCAAGGCGCTGCAGGGAAGCGTGCAAAAATTATCCGAGCTGGAAGTGGATCTGATCGTTCCCGGTCATGGGCCTGCGATTCAAGGGGCATCGAATGTCCTCAAGAACTTTGATTTCATTAAGAAAGCTTTCTTCGGCGCGATGTAG
- a CDS encoding FG-GAP repeat domain-containing protein has product MMVIKNSSARFRVAVIAFFFIFLCSSFSSGESPRKILVLPFHVESLERDLLNFSDHVNRSVRKAMENLGSEFSLEPERSSRELLKEKSAPETEEEALSIALENHADLVVYGFLTQDESQFRLKGVMWDVSSGRAIVSTDMTVANIHALAGVLQLFIASLDKRLHGTPRLTFYQSEPPVSPDLKQLHRLPTLVALPRNTGPWRSSEIGSALLGLDVGDLDGDKKNEIVFLEESGLTIHRFENGTLRPLTQFAESPAQYISAEIEDLDGDGIAELILCYQTPAGVESAVARYLNRNFRIVTKLRHVILKSIRDDIGNTKKRILVGQRTDAADMFSGEMVLYNLQGDTVKEDGNIQLPPGTLILSYDSGELGKPGQHFRAILNQDQRLMLFDRENRLISSVSDRIFGHYRRLRILAGSTMRQIICPGRIFIADTKGEGENELLVMKSSDRGSYIQALGWNGTQLAEKWKTVENQGNISDFRIRDFKNAGNQSLVMILVKPMQFLALSGPRSVIFAFDLLR; this is encoded by the coding sequence ATGATGGTGATTAAGAACAGCTCGGCTCGATTCCGGGTTGCGGTGATTGCCTTTTTTTTCATATTCCTGTGTTCATCTTTTTCTTCAGGCGAATCCCCCCGCAAAATACTCGTATTGCCGTTTCACGTCGAGAGTTTGGAACGGGATCTGCTGAATTTCAGCGACCATGTAAATCGAAGTGTTCGGAAAGCGATGGAGAATCTCGGCAGCGAATTCTCTTTGGAACCGGAACGATCGTCACGAGAATTGCTGAAAGAGAAAAGCGCGCCTGAAACCGAAGAAGAAGCTCTATCCATTGCTCTGGAAAATCATGCGGACCTGGTGGTGTACGGATTTCTCACCCAGGATGAGTCCCAGTTCCGATTGAAAGGGGTCATGTGGGACGTCTCGAGCGGTAGAGCGATAGTGTCCACCGATATGACGGTTGCAAACATTCACGCGCTTGCCGGCGTGTTGCAGCTTTTTATCGCATCACTCGACAAACGATTGCACGGGACTCCTCGACTCACCTTTTATCAAAGCGAACCGCCTGTTTCTCCGGATCTGAAGCAATTACATCGACTGCCGACGTTAGTGGCTCTTCCCAGGAACACAGGACCGTGGAGAAGCTCAGAAATCGGATCTGCCCTGCTCGGTCTCGATGTGGGAGATCTCGACGGTGACAAGAAGAATGAGATTGTGTTCCTGGAGGAATCGGGGCTCACCATTCACCGATTCGAAAACGGCACGTTGAGGCCGCTCACACAATTTGCTGAATCTCCTGCCCAGTACATCAGTGCCGAAATCGAGGATTTGGATGGGGACGGAATAGCAGAGCTCATCCTTTGCTATCAGACTCCCGCAGGTGTGGAGTCCGCAGTAGCACGGTATCTCAACAGAAATTTCAGGATCGTAACCAAACTGCGCCATGTGATACTCAAGAGCATACGTGACGACATCGGGAATACCAAAAAGAGGATTCTTGTAGGACAGAGAACCGATGCTGCCGACATGTTTTCAGGAGAAATGGTTCTGTATAATCTGCAGGGAGATACCGTCAAAGAGGACGGAAACATCCAGTTGCCACCGGGAACTCTGATCCTGAGTTACGATTCCGGCGAACTCGGCAAACCGGGTCAGCATTTCAGGGCTATTTTGAATCAAGATCAACGGCTGATGTTGTTCGATCGCGAGAATCGGCTTATTTCCAGCGTGTCTGATCGAATATTCGGACATTATCGGCGGCTGCGTATTCTGGCAGGTTCGACCATGCGGCAAATCATATGTCCCGGAAGGATTTTCATAGCCGATACAAAAGGAGAAGGAGAAAACGAACTCCTGGTCATGAAAAGCAGCGATCGAGGCAGTTACATCCAGGCACTCGGATGGAACGGCACTCAACTCGCCGAAAAATGGAAGACCGTGGAAAACCAGGGAAACATCTCAGATTTCAGGATACGCGATTTTAAGAATGCAGGTAATCAATCTCTCGTGATGATACTCGTCAAACCCATGCAGTTTCTCGCCCTCTCAGGCCCACGAAGCGTAATTTTCGCATTCGATCTGCTCCGGTAA
- a CDS encoding AAA family ATPase has translation MDWRLTSIEIQGYRPFKEAVFTLGPLVVLVGANGAGKSSLFEFLRFLRDSAYQELPAEIVAGSIGQQIFHIPGPEKFSWKAEIDTRQSVPIVYEGEVLGPVGRVHVSSLIVRSQRPVGGNLKPFVLMEVHERKGEAYEFDPVEDRYISQKIELTKANQSALSIMTNPAFTTLYNLKEYLTGWRFYSSFAIANEKIRRSVPVEQEPVLHEDAGNLSSVLHYLMLEHREQFDELQQFLRLTIPGFAGLSVKARGGPGEVMAFWQEKGIDRELSLADLADGILRLICWATICVHPHPPRLICIDEPDQGVHPRTLPILAGFFQKASERTQILLATHASYFLTQFDLEHIAVMRKNMGRAEFVRPHDSAALRANLEDFGPEELEALHRSDELEQLP, from the coding sequence ATGGACTGGCGACTTACCTCAATTGAAATTCAAGGATATCGGCCGTTCAAGGAAGCTGTATTCACCTTGGGTCCTTTGGTTGTGCTGGTTGGAGCAAATGGAGCAGGGAAGTCCAGCCTTTTTGAGTTCCTAAGATTTTTGAGGGATAGTGCATATCAGGAACTCCCTGCTGAAATTGTTGCTGGCTCTATCGGTCAACAAATTTTCCATATTCCGGGACCGGAGAAATTTTCCTGGAAAGCCGAAATCGATACCCGTCAGAGCGTTCCTATTGTTTACGAAGGGGAGGTCCTCGGTCCGGTAGGCCGCGTTCATGTCTCATCATTGATAGTGAGATCCCAAAGACCAGTAGGAGGAAATCTTAAACCATTCGTACTCATGGAAGTTCATGAACGTAAGGGGGAGGCATATGAATTTGACCCAGTTGAAGATCGCTACATTAGTCAAAAGATCGAGTTGACGAAAGCTAACCAGTCAGCTCTCAGCATTATGACAAATCCTGCATTTACGACGTTATACAATTTGAAAGAATATCTTACTGGGTGGCGATTTTACAGCTCTTTCGCGATAGCAAACGAGAAGATTAGAAGATCAGTACCTGTAGAACAGGAACCGGTCCTGCATGAAGATGCCGGCAATCTGAGTTCAGTGCTTCACTATCTTATGCTCGAGCACCGTGAACAATTCGATGAGCTACAACAGTTCCTGCGCTTAACCATCCCGGGTTTTGCAGGGTTATCCGTAAAAGCGCGAGGCGGCCCCGGAGAGGTGATGGCCTTTTGGCAAGAAAAGGGGATAGATCGGGAATTGAGTCTCGCCGATTTGGCTGATGGAATACTCAGGCTCATTTGTTGGGCCACTATTTGTGTTCATCCCCATCCACCGCGACTCATTTGCATTGATGAGCCGGACCAGGGAGTTCATCCAAGAACGCTGCCGATTTTGGCCGGTTTTTTTCAGAAGGCATCTGAGCGGACCCAGATACTATTGGCCACCCACGCATCATATTTCTTGACTCAGTTTGATCTGGAGCATATCGCTGTCATGCGAAAAAATATGGGAAGGGCGGAATTCGTGCGACCTCATGACTCAGCCGCGCTCAGAGCAAATCTGGAAGACTTCGGGCCCGAAGAATTGGAGGCACTGCATCGGAGTGATGAACTGGAGCAACTTCCATGA
- a CDS encoding DUF4276 family protein — protein MKVLVYVEGPSDKAAMETLLSPLLERKQREGVRISFHEAPTGDRKKSVLLKIPVKAVNILRNDPETMVVALPDLYPKNKGFPHSTPEELRSGVIDQFEKALVNKGVEDHRMLNRFKVFCFKHDMEALLLAAEDSLRQRIGPPRLMCSWIHPVENQNHDIPPKRVVEEVFSQRNQRYRDTVDAPMILAEAEYQDLMEECNQCFRPFVEFLENCRE, from the coding sequence ATGAAAGTGCTGGTATATGTGGAAGGTCCCTCCGATAAAGCTGCCATGGAAACTTTGCTATCCCCTCTTCTGGAACGTAAACAGCGTGAAGGTGTTCGCATCAGTTTCCATGAGGCACCTACTGGCGACAGGAAGAAATCGGTTCTCCTCAAGATTCCGGTTAAGGCAGTCAACATACTGCGTAACGATCCTGAAACTATGGTTGTGGCTCTACCGGATTTGTATCCGAAAAATAAAGGATTTCCCCATTCAACTCCAGAGGAATTGCGGTCAGGAGTGATAGACCAATTCGAGAAAGCTCTTGTCAACAAGGGAGTTGAAGATCATAGGATGTTAAACCGGTTCAAGGTCTTCTGCTTCAAACACGATATGGAAGCGCTACTTCTTGCGGCAGAAGACTCGCTCAGACAACGTATAGGCCCACCGCGACTCATGTGCTCGTGGATTCACCCTGTAGAGAACCAAAATCACGACATACCGCCCAAGCGGGTTGTGGAAGAGGTGTTTTCTCAACGGAATCAAAGATACCGAGATACCGTGGATGCACCAATGATTCTCGCCGAAGCCGAATATCAAGATTTGATGGAGGAGTGCAATCAGTGTTTTCGACCGTTTGTTGAATTTCTGGAAAACTGCCGAGAATAA
- a CDS encoding sodium-translocating pyrophosphatase, producing MDQIVWIALICGAIGVAYSLFTAGWVFKQDAGNARMQEISSYVAEGAMAYLTRQYKVVAIIAIILFIVLLLTLGSMPAIGFIVGLVGSGLAGFLGMKVSVNANVRVAAAASKSLPDAMDVAFRGGSVTGIVVTGLALLGVAGFFMLAKSSDPDPHKIFSALVGLGFGSSLMSVFARVGGGIYTKAADVGADLVGKVEADLPEDDPRNAGVIADNVGDNVGDCAGMAADLYETYTVTIVAAMLLGSTIYGGIDKPAFYLPLFVGGVAIIASIIGTFFVRLSKSQAEKDLYIMGALYKGLAVAGILAAIAFYFVAQKLPLGPPKGGGYEISAINVFWMAVLGLVLTGLIVVITEYFTGMYGPVKYVSKASSTGHGTNIIAGLAIGMMSTVLPVIVLAVSILIGYGMGGGFSGVQGGTGTGLYGIAITVVSMLSMTGMVVAIDSYGPITDNAGGIAEMAELSDEVRNRTDPLDAVGNTTKAVTKGYAIGSAALAALVLFAEYTRAIEELSGKAMSFDLSNPKIIVGLLIGGIIPYFFAALCMLAVGKAAGAIVDEVRRQFREIAGLKEGLPGVKAEYGKCVDLVTAAAQREMVIPSLLPVAIPLAVAFIPGLGREALGGALIGSIVVGLFLAIAMTTGGATWDNAKKYIEEGNLGGKGSEAHKAAVTGDTVGDPYKDTAGPALNPVIKVVNMVALLVVPFVM from the coding sequence ATGGATCAGATCGTTTGGATCGCACTGATTTGTGGAGCAATAGGAGTGGCGTACAGCCTCTTTACAGCCGGGTGGGTCTTTAAGCAGGACGCCGGCAATGCGCGAATGCAAGAGATTTCCAGCTACGTTGCAGAAGGCGCTATGGCGTATCTGACCCGCCAGTATAAAGTGGTCGCTATCATTGCGATTATCCTTTTTATCGTTCTTTTGTTAACGCTTGGCTCAATGCCGGCAATCGGATTCATAGTAGGTCTAGTGGGCTCCGGTCTCGCAGGCTTTCTCGGAATGAAAGTCTCCGTAAACGCGAACGTGCGTGTGGCGGCGGCGGCCAGCAAAAGCCTGCCGGATGCCATGGACGTTGCATTCAGGGGTGGGTCGGTCACAGGAATCGTGGTTACCGGTCTGGCGCTCTTGGGCGTTGCCGGTTTTTTCATGCTTGCCAAATCGTCTGATCCCGATCCTCACAAAATCTTCAGCGCACTGGTAGGTCTGGGCTTCGGAAGCTCCCTCATGAGCGTTTTTGCTCGTGTTGGCGGTGGTATCTACACCAAGGCTGCTGACGTCGGCGCCGACTTGGTCGGTAAAGTCGAAGCGGATCTTCCCGAGGACGATCCCCGCAATGCTGGTGTTATCGCGGACAACGTTGGCGACAACGTTGGTGACTGTGCGGGTATGGCTGCTGACTTGTACGAAACGTACACGGTCACCATTGTGGCGGCCATGCTACTCGGCAGCACTATTTACGGCGGAATCGACAAACCGGCTTTTTATCTGCCACTCTTTGTCGGTGGTGTGGCCATCATCGCGTCCATCATTGGAACATTTTTTGTCCGCCTCAGCAAAAGTCAGGCAGAGAAGGACCTGTACATTATGGGCGCCCTTTACAAAGGCTTGGCTGTTGCCGGCATCCTGGCTGCTATCGCCTTTTATTTTGTCGCTCAGAAACTTCCCCTGGGTCCTCCCAAGGGCGGCGGCTATGAAATCAGCGCTATCAACGTATTCTGGATGGCAGTACTCGGTCTCGTTCTCACCGGCTTGATCGTTGTCATCACCGAGTATTTCACGGGTATGTACGGTCCGGTTAAGTACGTGTCCAAAGCCAGCTCCACCGGTCACGGCACCAACATCATCGCCGGATTGGCTATTGGTATGATGTCCACCGTGTTGCCTGTTATCGTGCTCGCGGTATCAATACTGATCGGGTACGGAATGGGCGGCGGTTTTTCCGGAGTACAGGGCGGCACAGGAACGGGTCTGTACGGCATTGCAATTACGGTTGTTTCCATGCTTTCCATGACCGGTATGGTCGTTGCCATCGACTCCTACGGTCCTATTACCGACAACGCGGGCGGTATTGCTGAAATGGCCGAACTGTCCGACGAAGTACGTAACAGAACCGACCCGTTGGACGCAGTTGGAAATACCACCAAAGCGGTTACCAAAGGCTATGCCATCGGCTCCGCTGCTCTCGCAGCTCTGGTGCTCTTTGCCGAGTACACAAGAGCGATTGAAGAGCTTTCCGGTAAGGCAATGTCGTTCGATCTTTCCAATCCCAAGATTATCGTCGGACTTCTTATCGGCGGGATCATTCCTTACTTCTTTGCAGCTCTTTGTATGCTCGCGGTGGGCAAGGCAGCCGGCGCCATCGTTGACGAAGTGCGAAGACAGTTCCGTGAAATCGCAGGACTCAAGGAAGGATTACCGGGAGTCAAAGCCGAATACGGCAAATGCGTGGACCTGGTTACTGCGGCAGCCCAGAGGGAAATGGTTATTCCTTCTCTCCTGCCCGTTGCCATTCCGCTGGCCGTGGCATTCATCCCCGGTCTTGGTAGAGAAGCTCTCGGCGGCGCTCTCATCGGTAGTATCGTAGTGGGGCTGTTCCTCGCGATCGCAATGACCACCGGTGGAGCCACCTGGGATAACGCGAAGAAATACATCGAAGAAGGCAATCTGGGCGGCAAGGGCTCTGAGGCTCACAAAGCCGCTGTTACCGGCGACACCGTCGGCGACCCGTACAAAGATACCGCGGGCCCGGCTCTGAACCCGGTTATCAAGGTCGTCAACATGGTGGCCTTGTTGGTTGTCCCCTTCGTTATGTAA
- a CDS encoding adenylate/guanylate cyclase domain-containing protein: MNRFLPAIPFSWTVLVINIGSNLAGFFLVQVLLGSAYPQEEWHRMAALDRGANLALLAVLVPAAVAVLLVLAAPVNSALKALKQGRELPETALENARRRAVNIPFYAAFMNLAAWIVPSVAFPVFFKLRSPDSAFNLGVAIVYNFSNAVMITLLALVLLEQACRIAVIPKLFPEGKVKDQRKTFKLTIRHKLLIMYFAICFIPMFQTALMINANARYADPNVVLPHLGVFSVILFAFAALYGLWLVLLFSRNISAPAWEIMKAAETISAGDYDARVQVMSNDEIGHMGDRVNEMARELKERERIREVFNLFTSPEISREVLSRKSFAGGEIRQVTLLFSDLRDFTTMAERFSPEQVLDSINNYFEEMSAAVVQHGGIVLQYVGDEVEAVFGAPLDDPAHADKAVAAALEMRARLAALNQRRLEQGQDPLHHGIGIHTGPALAGIVGSRYKISYALVGDTVNLASRIQGLTKELDADILISKDTRDSLTLSRTLSAPFNAQVKGKKKSVQIFRLID, encoded by the coding sequence ATGAATCGATTCCTTCCCGCAATTCCATTCTCCTGGACAGTGTTGGTCATTAACATCGGAAGTAACCTCGCGGGCTTCTTTCTTGTCCAGGTGCTCCTGGGAAGTGCGTACCCGCAAGAAGAATGGCATCGCATGGCCGCATTGGACCGGGGAGCCAATCTGGCGCTTTTGGCGGTTCTCGTACCGGCAGCGGTAGCCGTTCTGCTGGTTTTGGCGGCTCCAGTCAATTCTGCGCTCAAAGCACTGAAACAAGGAAGAGAACTTCCAGAAACCGCTCTGGAGAACGCCCGTCGACGTGCCGTAAATATTCCTTTTTATGCAGCATTCATGAATCTCGCGGCCTGGATCGTTCCCTCAGTGGCGTTTCCGGTGTTTTTCAAGCTACGGAGCCCGGATTCCGCCTTCAATCTTGGCGTTGCGATCGTTTACAATTTCAGCAATGCGGTAATGATAACGTTACTGGCTCTCGTGCTGCTGGAACAGGCTTGTCGCATCGCGGTGATTCCCAAGCTGTTTCCGGAAGGAAAAGTGAAGGATCAAAGGAAAACCTTTAAACTGACCATCCGCCATAAACTTCTCATTATGTACTTCGCAATTTGCTTCATTCCGATGTTCCAGACGGCATTGATGATAAATGCAAATGCCCGGTATGCCGATCCGAATGTCGTGCTGCCTCACCTTGGCGTATTTTCAGTGATTCTTTTCGCGTTTGCAGCTTTGTACGGTTTATGGTTGGTTTTGCTTTTCTCCCGGAATATTTCCGCTCCTGCCTGGGAAATTATGAAGGCTGCAGAAACCATATCCGCAGGCGACTACGACGCGCGCGTGCAGGTCATGAGCAATGATGAAATAGGCCACATGGGCGATCGGGTAAACGAAATGGCCAGAGAGCTGAAAGAACGCGAGCGGATACGAGAAGTGTTCAATCTGTTCACGAGTCCTGAAATAAGTAGAGAAGTCCTTTCCCGCAAGAGTTTTGCAGGCGGCGAGATTCGTCAGGTTACGCTTCTGTTTTCCGATCTTCGGGATTTCACCACCATGGCGGAGCGTTTCTCCCCCGAGCAGGTGCTTGATTCAATAAACAACTATTTCGAGGAGATGAGCGCTGCAGTCGTGCAGCATGGGGGAATCGTCCTCCAGTATGTGGGAGATGAGGTCGAGGCGGTTTTTGGAGCACCTTTGGACGATCCTGCCCACGCGGACAAGGCTGTAGCTGCGGCACTTGAAATGCGCGCCCGACTTGCGGCTCTGAATCAGCGGCGCTTAGAGCAGGGACAAGACCCCCTCCACCACGGGATTGGAATTCATACCGGACCTGCCCTCGCGGGGATCGTCGGCAGCCGGTACAAGATATCGTATGCTCTCGTCGGTGATACAGTGAACCTCGCATCGAGAATACAAGGACTTACAAAAGAGTTAGACGCCGATATCCTTATAAGCAAAGATACCCGCGATTCACTGACACTATCACGTACGCTTTCTGCACCGTTCAATGCACAGGTAAAGGGCAAAAAGAAAAGTGTACAAATTTTCCGTTTGATAGACTGA
- a CDS encoding SagB/ThcOx family dehydrogenase gives MRYLPRLMVWCGILCVTFMTTAEAQTTDIKLPKPALTGNKPLEAAILHKKSSRNFTGSTLSLANVSQLLWSANGNLPADAVTSATTKVFPSAGGLNALEAFLVAGQNTVEGVPAGVYRYNPADNTLRQIVPGDQRNLLAHAALSQVWIARAPAIIVIAAVFERMTGKYGGRGMQYVFMEAGAANQNVYLQAESLGLKAASVGAFQDNQVAAVLKLPAGMVPLLLLPVGN, from the coding sequence ATGAGATACTTGCCTCGGCTTATGGTTTGGTGCGGAATTCTATGCGTGACTTTTATGACGACAGCGGAAGCTCAGACTACAGATATAAAACTCCCGAAGCCTGCGCTTACGGGAAACAAACCCCTGGAAGCCGCTATTTTACACAAGAAGTCATCGCGTAATTTCACCGGATCCACGCTTAGTCTCGCAAACGTGTCACAATTGCTGTGGTCTGCAAACGGCAACTTACCTGCCGATGCTGTTACCAGTGCAACTACCAAGGTGTTTCCTTCCGCAGGTGGATTGAACGCGTTGGAAGCGTTTCTCGTTGCAGGCCAGAATACCGTGGAAGGAGTGCCCGCAGGCGTGTATCGCTATAATCCGGCAGACAACACGCTCCGGCAAATCGTCCCTGGCGACCAGCGTAACTTACTTGCACATGCAGCTTTGTCTCAGGTGTGGATTGCACGAGCTCCGGCGATAATCGTCATTGCCGCGGTATTTGAACGGATGACTGGAAAGTACGGCGGTCGAGGCATGCAGTATGTCTTCATGGAAGCCGGCGCTGCAAACCAGAATGTCTATCTTCAGGCGGAATCCCTGGGACTGAAAGCAGCCAGTGTAGGCGCATTCCAGGACAATCAGGTTGCAGCAGTACTGAAACTGCCGGCCGGAATGGTCCCCCTCCTTCTGCTTCCGGTGGGCAATTAG
- a CDS encoding RNA recognition motif domain-containing protein: protein MEYPRKESPSDRNQFYVGNISFKTEDEQLRDLFETYGQVDAAKVIIDRATGRSRGFGFVEMPDRDAGLRAIEDLDSKDFMGRSLRVNEARPRKGHF, encoded by the coding sequence GTGGAATATCCTCGAAAGGAGAGTCCAAGTGACAGGAATCAATTTTATGTCGGCAACATATCATTCAAAACCGAAGATGAGCAGCTCAGAGATCTTTTTGAAACGTACGGACAGGTTGATGCTGCAAAAGTGATCATCGATCGCGCAACGGGTCGATCGCGAGGTTTTGGATTTGTTGAGATGCCCGATCGTGATGCGGGTTTGAGAGCAATCGAAGATTTGGATTCAAAAGATTTCATGGGTCGAAGTCTCAGAGTGAACGAAGCGAGGCCGCGTAAGGGTCATTTCTAG
- a CDS encoding pyridoxamine 5'-phosphate oxidase family protein, translating into MRRKHCEITDHQQIERILASTNVGRLATNGADGYPYITPVNFVYHQEKIYFHCAKKGEKLDNMARDPKVCFEVDIPLAYLDAGTDPDRRICKVHQLYHCVIIRGQSRIVPDGSLKVAALNDLVAKHENCSDHELVNQEMPAFKACEVVEITPTCISAKSDLAQNKAPEERFALARYLKNRNWPGDSEAVKAMGFDPNDMD; encoded by the coding sequence GTGCGGCGAAAGCATTGTGAAATAACCGACCATCAGCAGATCGAACGGATTCTCGCTTCAACGAATGTAGGTCGATTGGCCACCAATGGAGCGGACGGTTATCCCTACATTACGCCGGTAAATTTCGTGTATCACCAGGAGAAGATCTATTTTCATTGCGCCAAGAAGGGTGAAAAACTGGACAATATGGCACGAGATCCCAAGGTCTGCTTCGAGGTTGATATTCCGTTGGCCTATCTTGATGCAGGCACAGATCCGGACCGTCGTATCTGTAAGGTGCACCAATTGTATCATTGCGTCATTATTCGAGGCCAATCGCGTATCGTTCCGGATGGCTCCTTGAAGGTGGCGGCCTTGAACGACCTGGTCGCCAAACATGAGAACTGCTCGGATCACGAGCTCGTAAATCAGGAAATGCCAGCCTTTAAGGCCTGTGAAGTAGTTGAAATCACTCCGACTTGCATCTCTGCGAAGAGCGACCTGGCCCAAAATAAGGCTCCAGAAGAACGATTCGCACTGGCGCGATATCTGAAAAATCGCAACTGGCCCGGCGATTCCGAGGCTGTCAAAGCAATGGGGTTCGATCCGAACGATATGGATTAG